Proteins encoded by one window of Cloeon dipterum chromosome 4, ieCloDipt1.1, whole genome shotgun sequence:
- the LOC135943856 gene encoding uncharacterized protein LOC135943856 has product MLLWRCAAPHRCGSLPLEGANNSRRYRQNHVKTVLRWCDLRKPADGLAPHPGRQLSLDNASSYNTLIINANGERGGTRTLGLALAQQIVQSARQLHFRGVEPLEGDSSASPTLCGGGLGGLQGETREINEIPADYLSKSRVLKHLAKEMKQDAKGGGCRCSTCRPRDTRASWRTGTRRRRRCRVGWRSAGRSPT; this is encoded by the exons ATGTTGCTGTGGCGCTGCGCGGCGCCGCACCGTTGCGGCTCTCTGCCACTCGAAGGCGCCAATAATTCGCGACGATACCGACAAAACCACGTAAAAACAGTTCTCAGGTGgtgcgacctgaggaag CCTGCAGACGGCCTGGCGCCTCACCCTGGCCGCCAGCTGAGCCTGGACAACGCGTCCAGCTACAACACCCTCATCATCAACGCGAATGGTGAGCGAGGAGGGACTCGAACCTTGGGCCTCGCTCTCGCCCAACAG ATTGTCCAGTCTGCGCGACAGCTACATTTCCGCGGCGTCGAGCCACTCGAAGGCGACTCTTCGGCATCACCGACTCTGTGCGGCGGCGGGCTGGGCGGTCTGCAGGGCGAAACGCGCGAGATCAACGAGATTCCGGCCGACTACCTGAGCAAGTCGCGCGTCCTCAAGCACCTGGCCAAGGAGATGAAGCAGGACGCGAAAGGAGGCGGCTGCCGGTGCTCGACGTGTCGCCCGAGAGACACGCGCGCCTCCTGGCGCACAGGTACTCGACGCCGGCGCCGCTGCAGGGTCGGCTGGCGCTCAGCAGGTCGCAGTCCGACCTGA